The proteins below are encoded in one region of Helianthus annuus cultivar XRQ/B chromosome 2, HanXRQr2.0-SUNRISE, whole genome shotgun sequence:
- the LOC110909048 gene encoding uncharacterized protein LOC110909048 isoform X1: MEALSSSLFVPTFQEPIQSLKLKICFPKTSTLLRFGSRAAIAAKASSDDEHLLPVVDDTNTLPASLLKSTSDSSSAGAAGGGGGGGGGGSGTRAGLFRTPISGGVQSATSVHDLPRPALAVRNLMEQARFAHLCTVMSRMHHRRQGYPFGSLVDFAPDAMGHPIFSFSPLAIHTRNLLADPRCTLVVQIPGWSGLSNARVTIFGDVIPLPEDQQEWAHKQYIAKHQQGPSQQWGNFYYFRMQNISDIYFIGGFGTVAWVNVKEYEALRPDKIAVDGGEHNLKELNAIFSKPLKELLSLETEVDDAALISIDSKGTDIRVRQGAQFNIQRLAFEEGHGVETLEEAKTALWNLIHKGRGGGLKLEHKF, translated from the exons ATGGAAGCTCTTTCAAGCTCTTTGTTCGTCCCAACGTTTCAAGAGCCGATTCAGTCTCTCAAACTCAAAATATGCTTCCCCAAAACTAGTACGCTTCTGAGATTTGGATCTCGAGCGGCTATTGCTGCAAAAGCTTCAAGCGACGATGAACACCTACTCCCAGTTGTTGATGATACAAACACCTTACCTGCATCTCTGCTAAAAAGCACATCAGATAGCAGCAGTGCAGGTGCagcaggtggaggtggaggtggaggtggaggtgggaGTGGGACTAGGGCTGGGCTGTTCAGAACCCCAATCTCTGGTGGTGTGCAGAGTGCTACCTCTGTCCATGACTTACCTAGACCAGCCTTGGCTGTTCGCAATCTCATGGAACAG GCCAGGTTTGCTCACCTGTGTACTGTAATGTCTCGGATGCACCATCGCCGTCAGGGCTACCCCTTTGGTTCCCTCGTAGACTTCGCACCAGATGCCATGGGCC ATCCTATATTTTCCTTCTCTCCATTGGCTATCCACACAAGGAACTTGTTAGCTGATCCAAGGTGTACGCTCGTCGTACAGATACCTGGATGGAGTGGCTTATCGAATGCAAGAGTTACGATTTTCGGTGATGTTATCCCTCTCCCCGAAGATCAGCAg GAATGGGCTCATAAGCAGTACATAGCAAAACATCAGCAGGGGCCTTCCCAGCAGTGGGGCAACTTTTACTACTTCCGAATGCAGAATATAAG TGATATATATTTCATTGGAGGATTTGGGACGGTTGCTTGGGTTAATGTTAAAGAATATGAGGCTCTTCGGCCAGACAAGATTGCTGTTGATGGAGGTGAGCATAACCTCAAG GAGCTAAACGCAATATTCTCAAAGCCACTAAAGGAGCTGTTATCGTTGGAAACAGAGGTGGATGATGCAGCACTGATATCAATAGATAGCAAGGGAACGGATATACGTGTCCGTCAAGGTGCACAG TTTAACATACAGAGGCTAGCATTCGAAGAAGGGCACGGGGTTGAAACTCTTGAGGAAGCCAAAACAGCTCTGTGGAACCTGATTCACAAAGGTAGAGGTGGTGGGTTGAAACTGGAGCACAAATTTTGA
- the LOC110909048 gene encoding uncharacterized protein LOC110909048 isoform X2, whose protein sequence is MEALSSSLFVPTFQEPIQSLKLKICFPKTSTLLRFGSRAAIAAKASSDDEHLLPVVDDTNTLPASLLKSTSDSSSAGAAGGGGGGGGGGSGTRAGLFRTPISGGVQSATSVHDLPRPALAVRNLMEQARFAHLCTVMSRMHHRRQGYPFGSLVDFAPDAMGHPIFSFSPLAIHTRNLLADPRCTLVVQIPGWSGLSNARVTIFGDVIPLPEDQQEWAHKQYIAKHQQGPSQQWGNFYYFRMQNISDIYFIGGFGTVAWVNVKEYEALRPDKIAVDGGEHNLKELNAIFSKPLKELLSLETEVDDAALISIDSKGTDIRVRQGAQFNIQRLAFEEGHGVETLEEAKTALWNLIHKAFV, encoded by the exons ATGGAAGCTCTTTCAAGCTCTTTGTTCGTCCCAACGTTTCAAGAGCCGATTCAGTCTCTCAAACTCAAAATATGCTTCCCCAAAACTAGTACGCTTCTGAGATTTGGATCTCGAGCGGCTATTGCTGCAAAAGCTTCAAGCGACGATGAACACCTACTCCCAGTTGTTGATGATACAAACACCTTACCTGCATCTCTGCTAAAAAGCACATCAGATAGCAGCAGTGCAGGTGCagcaggtggaggtggaggtggaggtggaggtgggaGTGGGACTAGGGCTGGGCTGTTCAGAACCCCAATCTCTGGTGGTGTGCAGAGTGCTACCTCTGTCCATGACTTACCTAGACCAGCCTTGGCTGTTCGCAATCTCATGGAACAG GCCAGGTTTGCTCACCTGTGTACTGTAATGTCTCGGATGCACCATCGCCGTCAGGGCTACCCCTTTGGTTCCCTCGTAGACTTCGCACCAGATGCCATGGGCC ATCCTATATTTTCCTTCTCTCCATTGGCTATCCACACAAGGAACTTGTTAGCTGATCCAAGGTGTACGCTCGTCGTACAGATACCTGGATGGAGTGGCTTATCGAATGCAAGAGTTACGATTTTCGGTGATGTTATCCCTCTCCCCGAAGATCAGCAg GAATGGGCTCATAAGCAGTACATAGCAAAACATCAGCAGGGGCCTTCCCAGCAGTGGGGCAACTTTTACTACTTCCGAATGCAGAATATAAG TGATATATATTTCATTGGAGGATTTGGGACGGTTGCTTGGGTTAATGTTAAAGAATATGAGGCTCTTCGGCCAGACAAGATTGCTGTTGATGGAGGTGAGCATAACCTCAAG GAGCTAAACGCAATATTCTCAAAGCCACTAAAGGAGCTGTTATCGTTGGAAACAGAGGTGGATGATGCAGCACTGATATCAATAGATAGCAAGGGAACGGATATACGTGTCCGTCAAGGTGCACAG TTTAACATACAGAGGCTAGCATTCGAAGAAGGGCACGGGGTTGAAACTCTTGAGGAAGCCAAAACAGCTCTGTGGAACCTGATTCACAAAG CTTTTGTATGA